One genomic segment of Halopiger aswanensis includes these proteins:
- a CDS encoding cupin domain-containing protein, with amino-acid sequence MPTIRSLSELEQTPHANVFPTSEPKTIRLELKADEAVDRHSHPGRDIVFCLLEGEIELKLDGDTHEVTAGDIARFDGDQDIAPRALEPSTALIVLAQQESA; translated from the coding sequence ATGCCAACGATCCGATCCCTCTCAGAACTGGAGCAAACACCGCACGCGAACGTCTTCCCGACGTCGGAGCCAAAGACGATCCGACTGGAACTTAAGGCAGACGAGGCAGTCGATCGCCACTCGCACCCGGGCCGCGACATCGTCTTCTGTCTGCTCGAGGGCGAAATCGAACTGAAACTCGACGGTGACACCCACGAAGTCACCGCGGGTGACATCGCCCGCTTCGACGGCGATCAGGACATCGCACCCCGTGCTCTCGAGCCGAGTACGGCACTCATCGTGCTGGCTCAGCAGGAGTCCGCGTAG